The following proteins are encoded in a genomic region of Doryrhamphus excisus isolate RoL2022-K1 chromosome 6, RoL_Dexc_1.0, whole genome shotgun sequence:
- the si:ch211-216l23.2 gene encoding nuclear receptor coactivator 5, whose amino-acid sequence MSSWSKSSKAARRPPVNPNGSAQPLRLFRRGAPYPSREERTEDLKDALDSYKELEQKQNFSGGVKFEASKHQANATQAKPDTAVADRRKTLYQKFYRQVQEDRKPPDCVVISVTNQCLNYPKSLSQCLQERGLSVEMLYLQAESGLTQALQDVQSVGSPLCILVEQTNVALSSCTVIIFSESLKIHRNMPKDQALDFVVAEHRRGLAIESPERDPADVAAQASQLLGDFLDREKIERHVVPSEVRQFLQLLTDGVHLYPEELDAISQYVQARQEHVEASDNSKEEKDKVLPSVLGKPPPLLPTPPGPPQIQSPCEAGRPPQPMPLLPSPGSYPKTKPPPLLSLPPSLHNPYGGPGLHRGPLIPYPPQRHPSHRVSYGNRGAPPSLKSSRPPLLSTPVAPRLSGPRH is encoded by the exons ATGTCTTCTTGGTCAAAATCAAGCAAAGCTGCTCGGCGGCCGCCGGTCAACCCCAACGGAAG CGCACAGCCGCTGCGATTGTTCCGGAGAGGTGCGCCGTATCCCAGCAGGGAGGAGAGAACGGAGGATCTCAAGGATGCCCTGGACAG TTACAAAGAATTGGAGCAAAAGCAAAACTTCAGCGGGGGAGTGAAGTTTGAGGCCTCAAAGCATCAAGCCAATG CCACTCAAGCCAAGCCTGACACAGCTGTAGCCGACAGACGGAAAACCTTGTATCAGAAGTTCTACAGACAAGTGCAAGAGGATCGAAAGCCGCCTGATTGCGTGGTCATCTCTGTTACCAACCAATGCCT GAATTACCCCAAATCGCTAAGCCAGTGCTTGCAGGAGCGTGGCCTATCAGTGGAAATGCTCTACCTTCAGGCGGAGTCGGGCCTGACCCAAGCCCTacaggatgtccaaagtgttgGCTCCCCGTTATGTATTCTGGTGGAGCAGACAAACGTAGCTCTGTCCTCCTGCACTGTTATCATTTTCTCAGAGTCCCTCAAGA TCCACCGCAACATGCCCAAAGACCAGGCCTTGGACTTTGTTGTGGCAGAGCACAGGCGTGGACTTGCTATAGAAAGCCCAGAAAGGGATCCCGCAGATGTCGCCGCGCAGGCGTCGCAGCTGCTGGGAGATTTTCTGGACCGGGAAAAGATTGAGCGGCACGTTGTCCCGTCTGAAGTCCGTCAGTTCCTCCAGCTTTTAACCGATGGCGTGCATCTTTACCCCGAGGAGCTGGACGCCATCTCGCAGTATGTCCAGGCCCGTCAGGAACACGTAGAAG CATCCGACAACAGCAAAGAAGAGAAGGACAAAGTGTTACCTTCAGTACTTGGCAAGCCGCCTCCTCTGCTCCCGACACCACCTGGACCACCACAGATTCAGTCTCCGTGTGAAGCAGGGCGGCCGCCCCAACCGATGCCGCTCTTACCTTCACCAG gttcCTACCCCAAAACCAAGCCTCCCCCGCTGCTGTCCTTGCCTCCATCTTTGCACAACCCCTACGGCGGCCCCGGTTTGCATCGTGGCCCCCTTATACCTTACCCTCCGCAACGTCACCCGAGCCACAGAGTCTCCTACGGGAATAGAGGAGCTCCGCCCTCCCTCAAAAGTTCTCGCCCTCCACTTTTATCCACTCCAG TTGCTCCTCGTCTGAGTGGCCCCCGACACTAA